A region from the Cannabis sativa cultivar Pink pepper isolate KNU-18-1 chromosome 9, ASM2916894v1, whole genome shotgun sequence genome encodes:
- the LOC133031263 gene encoding uncharacterized protein LOC133031263 gives MPRYVKFMKEILSKKRKLEDYETVALTEECSAILQKKLPPKLKDPGSFNIPCSIGGSVETKALCDLGASINLMPLSVFKRLGLGKAKPTTVTLQLADRSLTHPRGIIEDVLVKVGKFIFPADFLILDMEEDSTIPIILGRPFLATVFINLATQPDAVSPGDEFILPNDYRPNDVEDVLQTPQNMSVTSIRDTQDSEVQVLETVPTPVEKRTKKRPRWFDEYTEMKKKMKPSTTNVNVDPLRPVDEKLLHSFRNWLVGTIGNKYPRDVFTGLCGVAWFSTLNTDKLWLSDDHLDAAFHMMRRRQHFFPELYPRKCTVMPSWFTSSLRGRWDAWKSNTDHDGFVWDESILELLRGDPNQFLPSWKGMECIYMAMFLNGPKHWIAMEVNLELWKIFLFDSSLGSLTKDELNSLMDVWCPLLAKLVDQCGVCDTHYMVMVPQMTASESQVRPFDWEMMDNKVVPQTKSR, from the exons atgccccgttatgtgaagttcatgaaggagatattgtctaagaagagaaaattggaggactatgaaacagtggcattaactgaggagtgtagcgccattttgcaaaagaaactaccacccaagcttaaagatccgggtagtttcaatattccatgctctatagggggttcggtggaaactaaagctctatgtgatctgggagcaagcattaatctaatgccattgtctgtcttcaaaaggctaggattgggaaaagcaaagcctacaacagtgactttgcaactggcagatcgttctttgactcatcctcgtgggataattgaagatgtactggtgaaggttggtaagtttatcttccctgctgatttcctaattcttgatatggaggaagattcaactattcccattattttgggaagaccattcttagccacgg tgtttataaatTTAGCAACACAGCCAGACGCCGTGTCTCCAGGAGATGAGTTCATTCTTCCGAATGATTACAGACCTAATGATGTGGAAGATGTACTCCAGACACCTCAGAACATGTCGGTCACGTCCATTAGAGATACCCAAGATTCAGAGGTTCAGGTTTTAGAGACCGTTCCAACACCGGTGGAGAAGAGAACGAAGAAAAGGCCAAGGTGGTTTGACGAGTACaccgaaatgaagaagaagatgaagccaTCAACAACCAATGTGAATGTTGACCCACTTCGGCCCGTTGATGAGAAGCTACTACATAGTTTTCGAAATTGGTTAGTGGGAACCATCGGAAACAAGTATCCGAGGGACGTCTTCACCGGGCTGTGTGGCGTGGCTTGGTTCTCGACCCTAAATACAGACAAACTATGGCTTTCTGATGAC CATTTGGATGCTGCTTTCCATATGATGAGGAGGAGGCAACACTTCTTCCCGGAGTTGTACCCACGTAAGTGTACTGTGATGCCATCTTGGTTTACCTCATCGTTGAGGGGTCGGTGGGATGCTTGGAAGAGCAATACTGACCATGATGGTTTTGTTTGGGATGAGTCCATCTTGGAACTCCTTCGTGGGGATCCAAACCAATTTTTGCCTTCTTGGAAGGGTATGGAGTGCATATACATGGCCATGTTCTTGAACGGACCGAAACATTGGATCGCTATGGAGGTCAATCTTGAGTTGTGGAAGATATTCCTCTTCGATTCGAGTCTTGGATCTCTAACGAAAGACGAACTGAATTCGCTTATGGATGTGTGGTGCCCTTTACTAGCCAAATTGGTGGACCAGTGTGGTGTATGTGACACTCATTACATGGTGATGGTCCCTCAAATGACAGCCTCCGAAAGTCAGGTCAGACCCTTCGACTGGGAAATGATGGACAATAAAGTTGTACCTCAGACAAAATCGAGGTAA